The proteins below are encoded in one region of Oryzias melastigma strain HK-1 linkage group LG9, ASM292280v2, whole genome shotgun sequence:
- the ssh1a gene encoding protein phosphatase Slingshot homolog 1 isoform X2 → MHLVVEPIQEAMMKMLPYFVENAVLTQSEINRILSESFFMVKGAALFLQQGSSPQGQKAHPPHKHAGDLPQHLQVMINILRSEDRIKLAVRLESARSDRVRYMVVVYTSGRQDTEENILLGIDFNNKEGKSCSVGMVLPLWSDTKIHLDGDGGFTVNTAGRTHVFKPVSVQAMWSALQVMHKACEVSRRFNYFPGGMALTWMGYYESCIASDQSCINEWNAMKDLETTRPDSPIMFVDKPSERERTECLIKAKLRSIMTCQDLENVTCKQIRTELEQNMNCNLKEFKEFIDNEMLLILGQMDKATLIFDHVYLGSEWNASNLEELQETGVSYILNVTREIDNFFPGTFSYHNVRVYDEDSTDLLAHWNETYNFIVKAKKNHSKCLVHCKMGVSRSASTVIAYAMKEYGWSLEKAYNFVKEKRNITRPNPGFMRQLAEYEGILDASKQRHNKLWQPDTDCEMADSQQGVAQHCGGEEGEHLTPEPGMFPCCEEELSEKGAACPSQYRTVSLEIDPAYNNYYFRRLSDSALDSEPSTPVRGPPLLSMEKVFIEIDDVERDALLDDEAFDGNEGLPLSHFGTTAEGTAAQTCGRGAEPLEELRLRLEFSTVEEEDEEDVQKEEAEMEVLMQPDEGGGGEGNGSETQYAEAEGDAEGIGMDLATLNENSNNNNNRLSIMRDCNENAPFILLPSETSMLSRLDQTKSCWKNESSTPTPKLCLNPSSSPKVPSAFSPHSHTSPEGVPSSVELLCPCGPLCNCANCAASLPAAPLNEDDNPGDPLQLVELEDIGIFLEKKTDTSESRSAAASESLPELMTVDVKEEKPAVARYLGKQESLMQLHQSGLVRQRAERLERLSGLSQQSLQTLKPLQTCQRSQKGSPHDNKEEEFPSFAGDLANSSTPCQVRLEYPMVPLTNESLFGAAGSGLFTPTSSPHGSTLTRSSSSDSLRSVRGKPGLVRQRAQEIETRMRLAGLTVPSSLKRSNSLAKLASLDLSSEDLCSACSSDAGTLLLLTLSPEPDLHSPLLGDPKS, encoded by the exons CCTGAGCGAGAGCTTCTTCATGGTGAAGGGTGCTGCCCTGTTCCTCCAGCAGGGAAGCAGTCCCCAGGGCCAGAAAGCACATCCTCCCCACAAACATGCAG GTGACCTACCCCAACACTTACAGGTGATGATAAACATCCTGCGCTCAGAGGACAGAATCAAACTG GCGGTGCGGCTGGAGAGTGCACGGTCAGACCGCGTGCGCTACATGGTGGTGGTTTACACCAGCGGTCGACAGGACACAGAGGAGAACATTCTTCTAGGAATCGACTTCAATAACAAAGAAGG TAAAAGTTGTTCAGTTGGAATGGTGCTACCTCTGTGGAGTGATACAAAGATCCATCTGGATGGAGATGG CGGCTTTACAGTGAACACAGCAGGTCGGACTCATGTCTTCAAACCTGTGTCAGTGCAGGCGATGTG GTCAGCCTTGCAGGTGATGCACAAAGCTTGCGAAGTTTCACGCAGGTTTAACTATTTCCCTGGAGGTATGGCTCTCACCTGGATGGGCTACTATGAAAGCTGCATCGCTTCAGACCAGAGCTGCATCAATGAGTGGAACGCTATGAAGGACTTAGAGACGACACGGCCAGATTCACCCATCATGTTTGTCGACAA gccGTCAGAGAGAGAAAGAACAGAGTGCCTTATTAAAGCCAAACTCAGAAGCATCATGACGTGCCAGGACCTCGAGAACGTCACCTGCAAACAG ATCCGCACAGAGTTGGAACAGAACATGAACTGCAACCTTAAGGAATTCAAAGAATTCATTGATAATGAAATGCTGCTAATTCTTGGACAGATGGATAAAGCTACTCTCATCTTTGACCATGTCTACCTG GGATCTGAGTGGAATGCGTCTAATTTGGAGGAGCTGCAAGAGACGGG GGTGAGCTACATTCTCAACGTTACCCGGGAGATCGACAACTTCTTCCCCGGGACGTTCAGCTACCACAACGTGCGCGTTTACGATGAGGATTCCACCGACCTGCTCGCCCACTGGAACGAAACCTACAACTTTATCGTCAAAGCAAA AAAAAATCACTCCAAGTGTCTTGTTCACTGTAAGATGGGCGTCAGTCGCTCTGCCTCTACTGTCATTGCGTACGCCATGAAGGAGTACGGCTGGTCGCTGGAGAAGGCGTACAACTTTGTTAAGGAAAAGAGAAACATCACACGACCCAATCCAGGTTTCATGAGGCAGCTTGCAGAGTATGAAGGCATTTTAGATGCCAG CAAACAGCGGCACAACAAGCTGTGGCAACCAGACACGGATTGTGAGATGGCGGACAGTCAGCAGGGGGTGGCCCAGCACTGTGGGGGCGAGGAAGGAGAGCATCTGACTCCAGAGCCGGGGATGTTTCCCTGCTGTGAGGAGGAGTTATCAGAGAAAGGTGCAGCGTGCCCCTCCCAGTACAGGACTGTTTCCCTGGAAATTGACCCAGCCTACAACAATTACTATTTCCGCCGACTCTCTGATTCAGCCCTGGATAGCGAGCCGTCAACGCCAGTCCGCGGGCCTCCTCTCCTCAGCATGGAGAAAGTATTTATAGAAATAGATGATGTGGAGCGTGATGCTCTGCTGGATGACGAGGCCTTTGACGGGAATGAGGGCCTGCCGCTCTCACACTTTGGAACCACGGCAGAAGGTACTGCCGCCCAGACGTGCGGCCGTGGCGCCGAGCCTTTGGAGGAGCTGCGTCTTAGGCTGGAGTTCAGCACAGtcgaggaggaggatgaggaggatgtGCAAAAGGAAGAAGCGGAGATGGAGGTACTAATGCAGCCGGACGAGGGAGGCGGCGGTGAAGGAAACGGGAGTGAAACACAGTATGCAGAGGCAGAAGGAGATGCAGAGGGCATCGGGATGGACCTGGCAACCCTCAATGAAAactccaacaacaacaacaaccgcTTGAGCATCATGCGTGACTGCAAT GAAAATGCACCTTTCATCCTTCTTCCAAGTGAAACTTCTATGCTGTCTAGGTTGGATCAGACTAAGTCCTGTTGGAAAAACGAGTCTTCAACCCCAACTCCTAAGCTTTGCCTTAACCCCAGCTCTTCCCCAAAAGTCCCAAGTGCTTTTTCCCCACATTCCCATACCTCTCCTGAAGGTGTCCCATCTTCAGTGGAGCTGCTATGCCCCTGTGGCCCGCTGTGTAACTGTGCCAACTGTGCTGCCTCTCTACCTGCTGCTCCACTTAACGAAGACGACAACCCAGGAGATCCACTGCAGTTGGTTGAGCTGGAGGACATTGGGATTTTCCTCGAGAAAAAGACTGACACTAGTGAGAGCCgctctgcagctgcttctgAGTCTCTGCCTGAACTGATGACAGTGGACGTGAAGGAAGAGAAGCCTGCAGTGGCTCGATACCTGGGGAAACAGGAGTCCCTAATGCAGCTGCATCAATCTGGGTTGGTCCGCCAACGCGCAGAGAGACTAGAGAGACTGTCAGGTTTGTCTCAGCAGAGCCTGCAGACTTTGAAGCCTTTGCAAACATGCCAAAGGTCCCAGAAAGGTTCTCCCCATGACAACAAGGAAGAAGAGTTCCCCAGTTTTGCAGGTGATTTAGCTAATTCTTCAACACCATGCCAAGTGCGGTTAGAGTACCCGATGGTGCCACTGACCAATGAGTCCTTGTTTGGGGCGGCGGGGTCTGGGCTTTTCACGCCCACCTCTTCGCCCCACGGCTCCACCCTAACACGCAGCTCCAGCAGCGATAGTCTCCGCAGCGTTAGGGGGAAACCTGGCCTTGTGCGTCAGAGAGCTCAAGAGATCGAGACCCGCATGCGTCTGGCGGGCCTCACCGTGCCCTCCAGCTTGAAGCGGTCCAACTCTCTTGCCAAGCTGGCCAGCCTGGACCTCTCGTCGGAGGACCTGTGCTCGGCCTGTTCCTCTGATGCAGGAACCCTGCTGCTCCTGACCCTGTCTCCAGAGCCAGACCTGCACAGTCCACTTCTAGGTGACCCTAAAAGTTGA
- the ssh1a gene encoding protein phosphatase Slingshot homolog 1 isoform X1, with translation MALVTLQRSPTPSAASSASTATTTGGEDFGSEDERRINQSLSESFFMVKGAALFLQQGSSPQGQKAHPPHKHAGDLPQHLQVMINILRSEDRIKLAVRLESARSDRVRYMVVVYTSGRQDTEENILLGIDFNNKEGKSCSVGMVLPLWSDTKIHLDGDGGFTVNTAGRTHVFKPVSVQAMWSALQVMHKACEVSRRFNYFPGGMALTWMGYYESCIASDQSCINEWNAMKDLETTRPDSPIMFVDKPSERERTECLIKAKLRSIMTCQDLENVTCKQIRTELEQNMNCNLKEFKEFIDNEMLLILGQMDKATLIFDHVYLGSEWNASNLEELQETGVSYILNVTREIDNFFPGTFSYHNVRVYDEDSTDLLAHWNETYNFIVKAKKNHSKCLVHCKMGVSRSASTVIAYAMKEYGWSLEKAYNFVKEKRNITRPNPGFMRQLAEYEGILDASKQRHNKLWQPDTDCEMADSQQGVAQHCGGEEGEHLTPEPGMFPCCEEELSEKGAACPSQYRTVSLEIDPAYNNYYFRRLSDSALDSEPSTPVRGPPLLSMEKVFIEIDDVERDALLDDEAFDGNEGLPLSHFGTTAEGTAAQTCGRGAEPLEELRLRLEFSTVEEEDEEDVQKEEAEMEVLMQPDEGGGGEGNGSETQYAEAEGDAEGIGMDLATLNENSNNNNNRLSIMRDCNENAPFILLPSETSMLSRLDQTKSCWKNESSTPTPKLCLNPSSSPKVPSAFSPHSHTSPEGVPSSVELLCPCGPLCNCANCAASLPAAPLNEDDNPGDPLQLVELEDIGIFLEKKTDTSESRSAAASESLPELMTVDVKEEKPAVARYLGKQESLMQLHQSGLVRQRAERLERLSGLSQQSLQTLKPLQTCQRSQKGSPHDNKEEEFPSFAGDLANSSTPCQVRLEYPMVPLTNESLFGAAGSGLFTPTSSPHGSTLTRSSSSDSLRSVRGKPGLVRQRAQEIETRMRLAGLTVPSSLKRSNSLAKLASLDLSSEDLCSACSSDAGTLLLLTLSPEPDLHSPLLGDPKS, from the exons CCTGAGCGAGAGCTTCTTCATGGTGAAGGGTGCTGCCCTGTTCCTCCAGCAGGGAAGCAGTCCCCAGGGCCAGAAAGCACATCCTCCCCACAAACATGCAG GTGACCTACCCCAACACTTACAGGTGATGATAAACATCCTGCGCTCAGAGGACAGAATCAAACTG GCGGTGCGGCTGGAGAGTGCACGGTCAGACCGCGTGCGCTACATGGTGGTGGTTTACACCAGCGGTCGACAGGACACAGAGGAGAACATTCTTCTAGGAATCGACTTCAATAACAAAGAAGG TAAAAGTTGTTCAGTTGGAATGGTGCTACCTCTGTGGAGTGATACAAAGATCCATCTGGATGGAGATGG CGGCTTTACAGTGAACACAGCAGGTCGGACTCATGTCTTCAAACCTGTGTCAGTGCAGGCGATGTG GTCAGCCTTGCAGGTGATGCACAAAGCTTGCGAAGTTTCACGCAGGTTTAACTATTTCCCTGGAGGTATGGCTCTCACCTGGATGGGCTACTATGAAAGCTGCATCGCTTCAGACCAGAGCTGCATCAATGAGTGGAACGCTATGAAGGACTTAGAGACGACACGGCCAGATTCACCCATCATGTTTGTCGACAA gccGTCAGAGAGAGAAAGAACAGAGTGCCTTATTAAAGCCAAACTCAGAAGCATCATGACGTGCCAGGACCTCGAGAACGTCACCTGCAAACAG ATCCGCACAGAGTTGGAACAGAACATGAACTGCAACCTTAAGGAATTCAAAGAATTCATTGATAATGAAATGCTGCTAATTCTTGGACAGATGGATAAAGCTACTCTCATCTTTGACCATGTCTACCTG GGATCTGAGTGGAATGCGTCTAATTTGGAGGAGCTGCAAGAGACGGG GGTGAGCTACATTCTCAACGTTACCCGGGAGATCGACAACTTCTTCCCCGGGACGTTCAGCTACCACAACGTGCGCGTTTACGATGAGGATTCCACCGACCTGCTCGCCCACTGGAACGAAACCTACAACTTTATCGTCAAAGCAAA AAAAAATCACTCCAAGTGTCTTGTTCACTGTAAGATGGGCGTCAGTCGCTCTGCCTCTACTGTCATTGCGTACGCCATGAAGGAGTACGGCTGGTCGCTGGAGAAGGCGTACAACTTTGTTAAGGAAAAGAGAAACATCACACGACCCAATCCAGGTTTCATGAGGCAGCTTGCAGAGTATGAAGGCATTTTAGATGCCAG CAAACAGCGGCACAACAAGCTGTGGCAACCAGACACGGATTGTGAGATGGCGGACAGTCAGCAGGGGGTGGCCCAGCACTGTGGGGGCGAGGAAGGAGAGCATCTGACTCCAGAGCCGGGGATGTTTCCCTGCTGTGAGGAGGAGTTATCAGAGAAAGGTGCAGCGTGCCCCTCCCAGTACAGGACTGTTTCCCTGGAAATTGACCCAGCCTACAACAATTACTATTTCCGCCGACTCTCTGATTCAGCCCTGGATAGCGAGCCGTCAACGCCAGTCCGCGGGCCTCCTCTCCTCAGCATGGAGAAAGTATTTATAGAAATAGATGATGTGGAGCGTGATGCTCTGCTGGATGACGAGGCCTTTGACGGGAATGAGGGCCTGCCGCTCTCACACTTTGGAACCACGGCAGAAGGTACTGCCGCCCAGACGTGCGGCCGTGGCGCCGAGCCTTTGGAGGAGCTGCGTCTTAGGCTGGAGTTCAGCACAGtcgaggaggaggatgaggaggatgtGCAAAAGGAAGAAGCGGAGATGGAGGTACTAATGCAGCCGGACGAGGGAGGCGGCGGTGAAGGAAACGGGAGTGAAACACAGTATGCAGAGGCAGAAGGAGATGCAGAGGGCATCGGGATGGACCTGGCAACCCTCAATGAAAactccaacaacaacaacaaccgcTTGAGCATCATGCGTGACTGCAAT GAAAATGCACCTTTCATCCTTCTTCCAAGTGAAACTTCTATGCTGTCTAGGTTGGATCAGACTAAGTCCTGTTGGAAAAACGAGTCTTCAACCCCAACTCCTAAGCTTTGCCTTAACCCCAGCTCTTCCCCAAAAGTCCCAAGTGCTTTTTCCCCACATTCCCATACCTCTCCTGAAGGTGTCCCATCTTCAGTGGAGCTGCTATGCCCCTGTGGCCCGCTGTGTAACTGTGCCAACTGTGCTGCCTCTCTACCTGCTGCTCCACTTAACGAAGACGACAACCCAGGAGATCCACTGCAGTTGGTTGAGCTGGAGGACATTGGGATTTTCCTCGAGAAAAAGACTGACACTAGTGAGAGCCgctctgcagctgcttctgAGTCTCTGCCTGAACTGATGACAGTGGACGTGAAGGAAGAGAAGCCTGCAGTGGCTCGATACCTGGGGAAACAGGAGTCCCTAATGCAGCTGCATCAATCTGGGTTGGTCCGCCAACGCGCAGAGAGACTAGAGAGACTGTCAGGTTTGTCTCAGCAGAGCCTGCAGACTTTGAAGCCTTTGCAAACATGCCAAAGGTCCCAGAAAGGTTCTCCCCATGACAACAAGGAAGAAGAGTTCCCCAGTTTTGCAGGTGATTTAGCTAATTCTTCAACACCATGCCAAGTGCGGTTAGAGTACCCGATGGTGCCACTGACCAATGAGTCCTTGTTTGGGGCGGCGGGGTCTGGGCTTTTCACGCCCACCTCTTCGCCCCACGGCTCCACCCTAACACGCAGCTCCAGCAGCGATAGTCTCCGCAGCGTTAGGGGGAAACCTGGCCTTGTGCGTCAGAGAGCTCAAGAGATCGAGACCCGCATGCGTCTGGCGGGCCTCACCGTGCCCTCCAGCTTGAAGCGGTCCAACTCTCTTGCCAAGCTGGCCAGCCTGGACCTCTCGTCGGAGGACCTGTGCTCGGCCTGTTCCTCTGATGCAGGAACCCTGCTGCTCCTGACCCTGTCTCCAGAGCCAGACCTGCACAGTCCACTTCTAGGTGACCCTAAAAGTTGA
- the ssh1a gene encoding protein phosphatase Slingshot homolog 1 isoform X3 translates to MVLPLWSDTKIHLDGDGGFTVNTAGRTHVFKPVSVQAMWSALQVMHKACEVSRRFNYFPGGMALTWMGYYESCIASDQSCINEWNAMKDLETTRPDSPIMFVDKPSERERTECLIKAKLRSIMTCQDLENVTCKQIRTELEQNMNCNLKEFKEFIDNEMLLILGQMDKATLIFDHVYLGSEWNASNLEELQETGVSYILNVTREIDNFFPGTFSYHNVRVYDEDSTDLLAHWNETYNFIVKAKKNHSKCLVHCKMGVSRSASTVIAYAMKEYGWSLEKAYNFVKEKRNITRPNPGFMRQLAEYEGILDASKQRHNKLWQPDTDCEMADSQQGVAQHCGGEEGEHLTPEPGMFPCCEEELSEKGAACPSQYRTVSLEIDPAYNNYYFRRLSDSALDSEPSTPVRGPPLLSMEKVFIEIDDVERDALLDDEAFDGNEGLPLSHFGTTAEGTAAQTCGRGAEPLEELRLRLEFSTVEEEDEEDVQKEEAEMEVLMQPDEGGGGEGNGSETQYAEAEGDAEGIGMDLATLNENSNNNNNRLSIMRDCNENAPFILLPSETSMLSRLDQTKSCWKNESSTPTPKLCLNPSSSPKVPSAFSPHSHTSPEGVPSSVELLCPCGPLCNCANCAASLPAAPLNEDDNPGDPLQLVELEDIGIFLEKKTDTSESRSAAASESLPELMTVDVKEEKPAVARYLGKQESLMQLHQSGLVRQRAERLERLSGLSQQSLQTLKPLQTCQRSQKGSPHDNKEEEFPSFAGDLANSSTPCQVRLEYPMVPLTNESLFGAAGSGLFTPTSSPHGSTLTRSSSSDSLRSVRGKPGLVRQRAQEIETRMRLAGLTVPSSLKRSNSLAKLASLDLSSEDLCSACSSDAGTLLLLTLSPEPDLHSPLLGDPKS, encoded by the exons ATGGTGCTACCTCTGTGGAGTGATACAAAGATCCATCTGGATGGAGATGG CGGCTTTACAGTGAACACAGCAGGTCGGACTCATGTCTTCAAACCTGTGTCAGTGCAGGCGATGTG GTCAGCCTTGCAGGTGATGCACAAAGCTTGCGAAGTTTCACGCAGGTTTAACTATTTCCCTGGAGGTATGGCTCTCACCTGGATGGGCTACTATGAAAGCTGCATCGCTTCAGACCAGAGCTGCATCAATGAGTGGAACGCTATGAAGGACTTAGAGACGACACGGCCAGATTCACCCATCATGTTTGTCGACAA gccGTCAGAGAGAGAAAGAACAGAGTGCCTTATTAAAGCCAAACTCAGAAGCATCATGACGTGCCAGGACCTCGAGAACGTCACCTGCAAACAG ATCCGCACAGAGTTGGAACAGAACATGAACTGCAACCTTAAGGAATTCAAAGAATTCATTGATAATGAAATGCTGCTAATTCTTGGACAGATGGATAAAGCTACTCTCATCTTTGACCATGTCTACCTG GGATCTGAGTGGAATGCGTCTAATTTGGAGGAGCTGCAAGAGACGGG GGTGAGCTACATTCTCAACGTTACCCGGGAGATCGACAACTTCTTCCCCGGGACGTTCAGCTACCACAACGTGCGCGTTTACGATGAGGATTCCACCGACCTGCTCGCCCACTGGAACGAAACCTACAACTTTATCGTCAAAGCAAA AAAAAATCACTCCAAGTGTCTTGTTCACTGTAAGATGGGCGTCAGTCGCTCTGCCTCTACTGTCATTGCGTACGCCATGAAGGAGTACGGCTGGTCGCTGGAGAAGGCGTACAACTTTGTTAAGGAAAAGAGAAACATCACACGACCCAATCCAGGTTTCATGAGGCAGCTTGCAGAGTATGAAGGCATTTTAGATGCCAG CAAACAGCGGCACAACAAGCTGTGGCAACCAGACACGGATTGTGAGATGGCGGACAGTCAGCAGGGGGTGGCCCAGCACTGTGGGGGCGAGGAAGGAGAGCATCTGACTCCAGAGCCGGGGATGTTTCCCTGCTGTGAGGAGGAGTTATCAGAGAAAGGTGCAGCGTGCCCCTCCCAGTACAGGACTGTTTCCCTGGAAATTGACCCAGCCTACAACAATTACTATTTCCGCCGACTCTCTGATTCAGCCCTGGATAGCGAGCCGTCAACGCCAGTCCGCGGGCCTCCTCTCCTCAGCATGGAGAAAGTATTTATAGAAATAGATGATGTGGAGCGTGATGCTCTGCTGGATGACGAGGCCTTTGACGGGAATGAGGGCCTGCCGCTCTCACACTTTGGAACCACGGCAGAAGGTACTGCCGCCCAGACGTGCGGCCGTGGCGCCGAGCCTTTGGAGGAGCTGCGTCTTAGGCTGGAGTTCAGCACAGtcgaggaggaggatgaggaggatgtGCAAAAGGAAGAAGCGGAGATGGAGGTACTAATGCAGCCGGACGAGGGAGGCGGCGGTGAAGGAAACGGGAGTGAAACACAGTATGCAGAGGCAGAAGGAGATGCAGAGGGCATCGGGATGGACCTGGCAACCCTCAATGAAAactccaacaacaacaacaaccgcTTGAGCATCATGCGTGACTGCAAT GAAAATGCACCTTTCATCCTTCTTCCAAGTGAAACTTCTATGCTGTCTAGGTTGGATCAGACTAAGTCCTGTTGGAAAAACGAGTCTTCAACCCCAACTCCTAAGCTTTGCCTTAACCCCAGCTCTTCCCCAAAAGTCCCAAGTGCTTTTTCCCCACATTCCCATACCTCTCCTGAAGGTGTCCCATCTTCAGTGGAGCTGCTATGCCCCTGTGGCCCGCTGTGTAACTGTGCCAACTGTGCTGCCTCTCTACCTGCTGCTCCACTTAACGAAGACGACAACCCAGGAGATCCACTGCAGTTGGTTGAGCTGGAGGACATTGGGATTTTCCTCGAGAAAAAGACTGACACTAGTGAGAGCCgctctgcagctgcttctgAGTCTCTGCCTGAACTGATGACAGTGGACGTGAAGGAAGAGAAGCCTGCAGTGGCTCGATACCTGGGGAAACAGGAGTCCCTAATGCAGCTGCATCAATCTGGGTTGGTCCGCCAACGCGCAGAGAGACTAGAGAGACTGTCAGGTTTGTCTCAGCAGAGCCTGCAGACTTTGAAGCCTTTGCAAACATGCCAAAGGTCCCAGAAAGGTTCTCCCCATGACAACAAGGAAGAAGAGTTCCCCAGTTTTGCAGGTGATTTAGCTAATTCTTCAACACCATGCCAAGTGCGGTTAGAGTACCCGATGGTGCCACTGACCAATGAGTCCTTGTTTGGGGCGGCGGGGTCTGGGCTTTTCACGCCCACCTCTTCGCCCCACGGCTCCACCCTAACACGCAGCTCCAGCAGCGATAGTCTCCGCAGCGTTAGGGGGAAACCTGGCCTTGTGCGTCAGAGAGCTCAAGAGATCGAGACCCGCATGCGTCTGGCGGGCCTCACCGTGCCCTCCAGCTTGAAGCGGTCCAACTCTCTTGCCAAGCTGGCCAGCCTGGACCTCTCGTCGGAGGACCTGTGCTCGGCCTGTTCCTCTGATGCAGGAACCCTGCTGCTCCTGACCCTGTCTCCAGAGCCAGACCTGCACAGTCCACTTCTAGGTGACCCTAAAAGTTGA